From the Solibacillus sp. FSL R5-0449 genome, one window contains:
- a CDS encoding M14 family zinc carboxypeptidase, translating to MKKLFLLGLVVAAMFSLNGISAAAASDTVSLGKYPVQVVAKKNTELKDEQGNVIKTVAKGDKLLLQAIKGKAGVTRYSSKSAFIPLTDVHYIELVDGAKTITYDEVAAKLKLVSSIYPSLTKLQEIGKSVEGKPLYALKVGAGKKEVLMDASFHGREHMTTNVLMEMIDTYVKAYVNGTKIEKYDVKKILSEVSIVFVPMVNPDGVTLAQGGKVKTSMTKLKAMNNNSANFNRWKANINGVDLNRQFNVNWHLIKTTKPSFKTYKGKAPNTEPEALAIKRLIDRGNHLAYVSYHSSGQIIYWSQTKTKFSRTKKLVKGVSNITGYKLMPVTKKNEPIAASEDYFTKVKDRPAMTVEIAPFAGEASVPLKRWNTVWKQNKTVGLYVANEARNW from the coding sequence ATGAAGAAGTTATTTTTGTTAGGTCTGGTTGTAGCAGCAATGTTCAGTTTAAATGGGATTTCTGCCGCAGCGGCTTCAGACACAGTCAGTCTTGGTAAATATCCTGTGCAAGTAGTTGCAAAGAAGAATACAGAACTGAAAGATGAACAGGGAAATGTCATCAAAACTGTAGCTAAAGGGGACAAGCTATTACTGCAGGCGATAAAAGGGAAGGCCGGAGTGACCCGATATTCTTCCAAATCAGCTTTCATCCCTTTAACCGATGTGCATTATATCGAGTTGGTCGATGGCGCGAAAACAATTACCTATGATGAAGTCGCAGCAAAGCTAAAGCTAGTATCCTCTATATATCCGTCATTGACGAAATTGCAGGAAATTGGAAAATCGGTTGAGGGAAAGCCATTATATGCATTAAAAGTTGGAGCGGGTAAAAAGGAAGTATTAATGGATGCGTCTTTCCACGGACGTGAACATATGACGACAAATGTATTGATGGAAATGATTGATACGTATGTTAAGGCATATGTAAACGGGACGAAAATCGAAAAATATGATGTGAAGAAAATATTAAGTGAAGTAAGCATCGTCTTTGTGCCGATGGTGAATCCGGATGGGGTAACGCTTGCCCAAGGCGGTAAAGTAAAAACATCGATGACAAAACTGAAGGCGATGAACAACAACAGTGCTAATTTCAATCGCTGGAAAGCCAACATTAACGGAGTCGATTTGAATCGTCAATTTAATGTGAACTGGCATCTAATTAAAACGACAAAGCCTTCATTCAAGACATATAAAGGAAAAGCGCCGAATACAGAACCGGAAGCGCTCGCAATCAAACGACTGATTGATCGCGGCAATCATTTGGCATATGTTTCCTATCATTCTTCCGGTCAGATTATTTACTGGAGCCAAACGAAAACAAAATTCAGCCGAACGAAAAAGTTGGTAAAAGGGGTATCGAACATCACCGGTTATAAGTTGATGCCTGTAACGAAAAAGAATGAACCGATTGCGGCATCTGAAGATTACTTTACAAAAGTAAAAGACCGCCCTGCGATGACGGTCGAAATCGCTCCATTTGCCGGGGAAGCATCCGTTCCGTTGAAACGTTGGAACACCGTTTGGAAGCAG
- a CDS encoding efflux RND transporter permease subunit: protein MKGLVNFVLKNKLAVWLLTIIIVFSGIYSSTRMKMESIPDISIPFLIVMGVYPGATPEQVMDDLSIPYEKAVESLEDVKAVYSTSSSNVSQVQVEYEYGVDMDEKKRQLEAALDNIELPEGAQEPSIMAISMNMMPVIALSVSSSEEEIVELTSTVEKTILPKLNKIDGVASATVTGQHLEEVAFTYDEEKMAQLGLTEDSVKQMIQASDLAVSLGLYEFEEGEQAVAVDGKFKTVEQLKEMLIPVTPSETNPVPFVKLGDIAEIEKVGKVQSVSRTNGKDAIAIQIVKGQDANTVTVANAVKDLIEEEQEAISGLKIDISLDQGKPIEDSVFTMVEKAVFGGLIAVLIILLFLRDFKSTIISIISIPVSVFMALMALHWMDITLNIMTLGAITVAIGRVIDDSIVVVENIYRRMHLKEEKLQGRALIREATIEMFKPIMSSTLVTIAVFAPLVFVGGMVGELFVPFALTMSFALIASLIVAVTIVPALSHTLFRKKIYGEKSESQHKEVGKLALAYRNFLEKSLNHKWISSIVAIVLLVGSLALTPLIGFSFMGSQEEKVMYLTYTPGTGELMDETLENIEEVEQELLKRKDIDVLQLSVNTETSTDAAAMMTGGGAGGGLIYAIFDPDMDDFPKAKKEVEDYIFNVGQSGEWKTQDFAMGMSSNEVSYTLYSEDLDMLNEAVAQVEDVLVDIKGLDEVESNASAPYVENVIKVDQENVLQYGLTTAQILMALQTNTAKEVLTTVESDGADINVVVQREAKSAAADIDELLETPIQTATGQTMTIGDIVELEEGTTLNSLSRQKGEYFATVSATITDKDISKATSAADEKIADLDLPKGVTTGVGGVAADMAETFTQLGVAMIAAIAIVYFILVVTFGEGLAPFAILFSLPFTVIGSWIGLFATGLTISVSVMMGLLMLIGIVVTNAIVLVDRIIRMEHDGMNMREAILEAGATRLRPILMTAIATIGAMLPMAFGGAGGGLISQDLAVTVIGGLLSSTLLTLIIVPIVYEVLSKMLKKNRKDVKDN, encoded by the coding sequence GTGAAAGGCTTAGTTAATTTCGTATTGAAAAATAAGCTTGCCGTATGGTTACTAACAATCATAATCGTGTTTTCCGGTATTTATTCATCCACACGTATGAAAATGGAATCGATTCCAGATATTTCGATCCCGTTCTTAATCGTTATGGGTGTTTATCCTGGTGCAACACCAGAGCAAGTAATGGATGATCTTTCAATTCCTTATGAAAAGGCAGTTGAAAGTTTGGAAGATGTAAAGGCTGTATATTCTACATCTTCATCAAATGTTTCACAAGTTCAAGTGGAATATGAATATGGCGTGGATATGGATGAAAAGAAACGCCAGTTAGAAGCTGCTTTAGATAATATTGAGCTTCCAGAAGGTGCACAAGAGCCTTCTATTATGGCAATCAGCATGAACATGATGCCTGTTATAGCATTATCAGTAAGTAGTTCGGAAGAAGAAATTGTTGAACTGACGTCAACAGTAGAGAAAACGATTCTGCCGAAACTAAACAAAATTGACGGTGTTGCATCTGCGACAGTTACAGGTCAACATCTTGAAGAAGTAGCCTTCACATATGATGAAGAAAAGATGGCACAACTTGGTTTAACGGAAGACTCTGTTAAGCAGATGATTCAGGCTAGTGACCTTGCAGTCTCGTTAGGATTATACGAGTTTGAAGAGGGCGAGCAGGCTGTTGCAGTTGACGGCAAGTTCAAAACAGTAGAACAGTTGAAAGAAATGCTGATCCCTGTTACACCTTCTGAAACAAACCCGGTTCCTTTCGTGAAACTAGGGGATATTGCTGAAATCGAAAAAGTAGGTAAAGTGCAATCCGTATCTCGAACGAATGGTAAAGATGCGATTGCAATTCAAATCGTAAAAGGTCAGGATGCCAATACGGTTACTGTAGCAAATGCAGTAAAAGATTTAATCGAAGAAGAGCAGGAAGCCATTTCTGGTCTTAAAATCGATATTTCTTTAGACCAAGGGAAACCAATTGAAGATTCTGTCTTTACAATGGTTGAAAAAGCGGTATTTGGTGGTTTAATCGCAGTATTGATTATCCTGTTATTCCTGCGTGACTTTAAATCAACAATCATCTCAATCATTTCAATTCCGGTGTCAGTATTCATGGCATTAATGGCATTGCACTGGATGGATATTACGCTGAATATTATGACGCTTGGAGCGATTACTGTTGCGATCGGACGGGTAATTGATGACTCGATTGTAGTTGTAGAAAATATTTATCGTCGTATGCACTTGAAAGAAGAGAAATTGCAAGGCCGTGCGTTAATTCGTGAAGCAACAATTGAAATGTTCAAGCCGATCATGTCTTCAACATTAGTAACAATTGCGGTATTCGCACCACTTGTATTTGTAGGCGGTATGGTAGGGGAATTATTCGTACCATTCGCATTAACAATGTCATTTGCATTAATCGCTTCTTTAATCGTCGCGGTTACAATCGTACCAGCACTTTCACATACATTATTCCGTAAGAAAATTTACGGTGAAAAATCTGAAAGTCAGCATAAAGAAGTTGGTAAGCTTGCATTAGCATACCGTAATTTCCTGGAGAAATCTTTAAACCATAAATGGATTTCATCAATTGTTGCGATTGTTCTATTAGTCGGTTCACTAGCGTTAACACCATTAATCGGCTTTAGTTTCATGGGCTCTCAAGAAGAGAAGGTAATGTATCTAACATACACACCAGGTACTGGCGAATTGATGGATGAAACACTTGAAAACATTGAAGAAGTAGAACAGGAATTACTGAAACGTAAAGATATCGATGTTTTACAATTATCAGTGAACACGGAAACTTCTACTGATGCTGCTGCAATGATGACTGGCGGCGGTGCAGGCGGCGGTTTAATCTATGCCATTTTCGATCCGGACATGGATGATTTCCCGAAAGCGAAAAAAGAAGTAGAAGACTATATCTTTAACGTTGGCCAATCAGGCGAATGGAAAACACAGGACTTCGCGATGGGTATGTCATCGAATGAAGTCAGCTATACACTATACAGTGAAGATCTGGATATGTTAAATGAAGCAGTCGCTCAAGTAGAAGATGTTCTAGTGGACATTAAAGGACTTGATGAAGTTGAATCAAATGCTTCTGCACCATATGTAGAAAATGTAATTAAAGTAGATCAGGAAAATGTATTACAATACGGTCTGACTACTGCCCAAATTTTAATGGCTTTACAAACAAATACAGCAAAAGAAGTACTGACAACTGTTGAAAGTGACGGCGCTGATATTAATGTTGTTGTACAACGTGAAGCAAAATCTGCAGCAGCGGATATTGATGAATTACTGGAAACGCCGATTCAAACGGCAACTGGTCAGACAATGACAATTGGTGATATTGTTGAACTTGAAGAAGGCACAACTTTAAATTCATTATCTCGTCAAAAAGGTGAATACTTTGCGACAGTATCTGCAACGATTACAGATAAAGATATTTCAAAAGCAACATCTGCAGCAGATGAAAAAATTGCTGATTTAGATTTACCGAAAGGCGTTACAACTGGTGTAGGTGGTGTTGCAGCAGATATGGCTGAAACATTTACTCAACTAGGTGTTGCGATGATTGCAGCTATTGCAATTGTATACTTCATCTTAGTAGTAACATTCGGTGAAGGTTTAGCACCATTTGCGATTCTATTCTCATTACCATTTACTGTAATCGGTTCATGGATTGGACTATTCGCAACAGGTCTTACAATTTCCGTTTCAGTTATGATGGGATTACTGATGTTAATCGGTATTGTAGTAACAAACGCAATCGTACTTGTTGACCGCATTATCCGTATGGAACATGATGGTATGAACATGCGTGAAGCAATACTGGAAGCCGGAGCTACTCGTTTACGTCCGATCTTAATGACGGCGATCGCAACAATTGGTGCTATGTTACCAATGGCATTCGGTGGAGCTGGCGGCGGTCTGATTTCACAAGACTTAGCTGTAACAGTAATTGGTGGTTTACTATCATCTACTTTATTAACATTAATCATCGTACCGATTGTTTATGAAGTATTATCAAAAATGCTTAAGAAAAATCGTAAAGATGTAAAAGACAATTAA